One segment of Rhipicephalus sanguineus isolate Rsan-2018 chromosome 6, BIME_Rsan_1.4, whole genome shotgun sequence DNA contains the following:
- the LOC119397823 gene encoding protein GVQW3-like: MTERLEQRYCIKFCQKLGDSQVETIGKIKTAFGDDAMSRTQIKEWYSRFKDGRTSVESEPRSGRPSTCRNDQVIAEVNAVVMRDRCVTIREIAEQVGISTFSAHSVVTEDLAMKRVAAKFVPKLLTVEQKQLRVEVSQDMLDFTSSDPNFMNTIITGDESWVYG; this comes from the coding sequence atgacggagcgactggagcagcgctactgcatcaaattttgccagaaactgggcgacagccaagtggaaaccattgggaagatcaagacggctttcggtgacgacgctatgagccgcacacagattaaggagtggtacagccggtttaaagacggccgcacatcggtggagagcgagccacgctccggtcggccatcaacatgccgaaatgaccaGGTCATTGCCGAAGTGAACGCTGTGGTGATGCGGGACCGTTGTGTGACTATCCGGGAAATTGCGGAACAGGTGGGCATCAGCACTTTCTCTGCACATTCCGTTGTGACCGAAGAtttggccatgaagagagttgcggcgaaattcgtgccgaaactgctaacggtggagcaaaagcaacttcgtgttgaagtctcACAGGACATGCTGGATTTCACAAGCAGTGACCCTAACTTCATGAACACCATTATCACTGGTGACGAGTCTTGGGTGTACGGGTAA